DNA sequence from the Leptospirillum ferrooxidans C2-3 genome:
CACGAGCCTGAATCTTGGCATGCTCACCAGCTCCCTCGACGATAGTGGTATTATCCTTGTCGATGGTCACTCTCTTGGCACGTCCGAGATCTGTAAGCTTGATGCTTTCGAGCTTGATTCCGAGATCCTCGGCAATCATGGTACCGCCAGTCAATGTGGCGATGTCCTCAAGCATGGCTTTTCTGCGATCACCAAAACCAGGAGCTTTGACTGCAGCAACCTGAAGTGTTCCACGAAGCTTGTTCACAACAAGCGTTGCAAGAGCTTCACCTTCAACTTCTTCTGCGATGATCATGATTGGTTTGCCCATTTTGGCAGTCTGCTCAAGAATCGGCAGAAGATCCTTCATGCTGCTGATTTTCTTTTCATGGATCAGGATATATGGATTTTCAAGGCTGACTTCCATGCGATCCTGGTCGGTAATGAAATATGGCGAGGTATAACCTCTGTCGAACTGCATACCTTCCACAACATCAAGAGAGGTTGTCATGCTTTTTGCTTCTTCAACAGTGATAACACCGTCTTTGCCAACCTTGTCCATTGCATCTGCAATCAAACGACCAATTTCAGGATCATTATTTGCAGAAATTGTCGCGATTTGAGCAATTTCTTTTTTATCCTGGCAAGGCTTGGACATTTTCTTCAGCTCAGCAATGACAGCCTGGACAGCAAGATCAATTCCTCTCTTCAGATCCATGGAATTGGCACCGGCAGTCACGTTCTTCACACCTTCCCGGTAGATCGCATGGGCCAAAACGGTGGCTGTGGTGGTACCATCGCCAGCAATGTCACTTGTTTTGGAAGCAACTTCTTTAACAAGCTGGGCACCCATGTTCTCAAAAGGATCTTTGAGCTCAATCTCCTTGGCTACGGTCACGCCGTCCTTTGTAATGGTAGGGGCTCCAAATTTCTTTTCAATCACAGCATTTCTGCCCTTTGGACCCAGTGTTACCTTAACTGCATCGGCTAGAGCGGTCACACCACGAAGAATCGAGGAACGAGCGCTTTCACTGTAGCTCATTTGTTTTGCCATTTAAGAAAACCTCCCTGAAAAGTTTGAGATCATTTAGCTCCAAAAATAATGAGAAAAATCCAAAGAGACTCAACCCATCATTTGAAGATGGATCAGGCGGTCAAGACTCCGAGAATATCTTCTTCCTTCAGGATCAGATATTCAGTGCCTTCCATCGTGATTTTTGAACCGGAATATTTATCGAAAAGGACAATCTCCCCAACCTTAAGCGACTTCACTTCATCGCCGATTCCTTCGACTTTCCCCTTCTGGGGCTTTTCCTTAGCCGCATCAGGTATATAAAGGCCACCCTGAGTTTTTTCGGCCTCCTCGGAATAACTTACAAAAACACGATCCTTCAACGGTTTAAACTTCATCGATCCTCCTCCTTTAAGATGAATAACGCTTCTCTTGTGGTGATTAGCACTCACCCCTCATGAGTGATAATAGAATACCAGAGGTCCAATTCCTTTGCAAGGGGAAATCCAGTGTGCCATACATTCAGGCGATAAAATGGCCTTGAAATCAAAAAGGGGGAAGGAGATATCTATCCCCTTCCCCCTCAAAAAAACACTCCACATGACTAGCGCGAAGCCACCAGATCCTTATCCAGAATACGTATAGCCGCCTGAACTTGGGTATCATCTTTCATTGGAATTCTCCCCATAGGAAGATGATACTGGACATTTGACTTGGGAATATGGATTGTTGCTTCTGCTCCATCCGGATTCAGAAAGTGATGCTTCAGATCCACTTCTCTAGGCACCTTGATCGACTTCATTCCTTTTGGGATAACCTCTTTCACGATCACATCCGGGGTGATTCCATAATCCTGGATGGAACGTCCGGAAGGCGTAAAATAACGAGCTGTCGTGAGACGCAATGCAGATCCGTCAAACAATGGCAAAATAGTCTGTACGGATCCTTTCCCGAAACTTTGGGTTCCTAGGATTGTTGCCCGATGATAGTCCTGAAGTGCTCCGGAAAGAATCTCCGCTGCAGAGGCAGACTCCGTATTTACAAGGACAACAATGGGGAAATGCTCAAAAGGTTTTTCATTTCTCGCATGGAATGCGTGAAACTGGCGACGTCCTTTCATCGAAACAACAACCTTGTGTTCCGGAAGGAAAAGAGAGGCCGAATCCACAGCATCATTCAACAATCCTCCAGGATTATTGCGGAGATCGATAATCAGGGCCTTCATTCCCTGGCTCCTCAATTCAACAATGGCCTTTCCCATATCGCGCGCATTGTTTTCGGAAAACTCCCTGTCGAGGATATAACCGATTGTCGGAGAGATCATTTTTGCCTTGACTGTATGAATTTGAATCACTTCCCTGACAACGTTGAAATCCTTGGCTTCAAAAACACCTTTTCGGCGAATGGTCAAAGTCACCGCAGTACCGACACGGCCTCTCATCAAGTGAACAGATTGAGCCAATCCCAGCTTTTCGGTTGACAATCCGTTGACTTTGACAATTTGATCACCAGCCTTGATTCCGGCTCTCTCCGCCGGAGCATTGGGGATAGGTGACTGAACAATGATCTTTTTCCCTCTTGTGGTGATCTTGATCCCAACTCCCCCAAACTGTCCCTTCGTATCAATTTCCAACTCGTGATATTCCTGGGGAGTCATGTATTCGGAATGAGGATCCAGCGAAGCGACCATACCCTTTATCGCTGATGTCAGGACAGGCTTGCCTGAAAGAGGGTCAACATAATCCTTTTGAATCAAGGAATAAACCATTGATAAGACTTTTAATGATTTATCCGTCCCTCCATCGGCAAAAACAGCGTGACCGACCCCACCAACAAGGATGCCAATTGCCAACACAAGAAAAACCCTACTGGTTTTCATGACCATCTTCCACATTTTCTATCACGATCCTTCTTTTACAGGGTTTCATGGTTTTCCCCATTTCTTGCTGCACCTCCAAATGACTCACCTGAGGTAATCCCATATTGACCTAAACAAATTCACTATGACCAAGGATCCAATGATAGGTGACAATGAAGTCCTGATATAATAAGGACATCACAGAAGAAAAAGAGGAAAGTCCATTTCCGTACTCCAAAAACTGACTCTTTTCAGAGTATCACCCTATTCTCCAATCGGCAAGGGATTTAAGAAAAGAGTGTTATCTTGAGAGATAAGGAACTGGATTAACAGGGTTACCACCATGTGTCAGTCCAAAAAATAATGTATCTTTCCCATGTGACCCGCCACCTCCCGCATATCCAATGACAGCCCCTTTTGAAATGTTCTCTCCTTTCTTCACAGCGATTCGGCCTAAATGTCCGTAAAGAGAATAGATATGATTTCCATGATCAAGAATCACCATTTGTCCATATCCGGTATAGTGACGGGCAAAAATAACCTGTCCGTCACCAGAGGAGTGAATGACCTCTCCTGGGTGGACACGAATATCCACACCATCATGAAAATGTCCAAAGCCTTCAACGATCTCTCCTCTAACTGGCCATTTGAGGCTTCCCGGCAGAAGATGAAGTCGTTTAATAGCATGAAAATGGGTTCGATAGTGGGATGAGATTGCTTCAAGATGCTGAATCAGGTGAAGTAAATGCCGTTTCTTGCGCTCGATCCGGGTATCATCTTTCTTCAATCTCTTTTCCATTACAAGAAGATGCTTAAGCTCATTTCTCATCGAATTCATTTTGGATCTTTCTCTTGCCTCTTTTTTGATCGTCTTCTGTCTATCGGCCAAGAGACGTTTTTTTTTCATCCTCCACGAAGAAAGCTCATTAATAGAGCGAATCTCATTGCTCTTCTCGATAGCAATCCTTTTGGAGAGTGTATTCTGACGGGAAGAGAGAGAAAGAAGGGCAATCTTGTAAAAGAGAGGGGAAGGTGCTTGGTCAAGCTCGATCAAATACCCCTTGAGCGCATCAGAGAGGTAGGCAAACCTGGTCTTTTCCAGTTGATTCCGATCAGACTCCAGTAAGAGTTTTTCGGAACTGATCTTGTTGTTGAAAAAGTCCAGCTTTCTATTCATTCGGATAAGATCGATCCTTGCATTTTCAATTTTGACATGCAAGTTCTCCTTATCCATTTTCAACTCCAATATCCGATACTTCAAATCCTGGCCTTTGGAACGGAATCGGATCTCCTTTCTGTGATTACGAATCCACTCCTTTCTTAATCGATTGTATTCACTGCGATGTTGATGCAACTCTTCCTGCAGTTTTTTAATGGAATGATGAGACTCCGATGCCAGGGATGGCTGAACACAAGGAAAAACAAAAAAAGAAATTAGTGTGAGAGCAATACCCTGCGCCAAAATTTTCCCAGCTGAAAAGACAACCACCCGAGCCCCCCGCCAATGACCGGAAAAGAAAAGAAAAAATAAACCCACTTAGAATGGATTCCAAGCTGAGAGGATGCAAGGAATGGATCCAGAGAGGGACTATAAAGAGCCGGGTGAGCCAGAAAAAGAAGAATACATGCTCCCAAGGCAGCAAAAAAACCCAAACGAAAACCTTCTCGGTTAAACGAGAAAGAAGAAGGATCCGATTGTTTCCAAAAAGAATTTCCAGAAGGATCCACTGCACCGGCATCCTTCTCGGTAACACCCCCCAAAAAACTCCAAAAAAGGATCAGCATCAAGACCACAAGTCCTAATAGCATGAGTCCAGAGCGTTTAAGATGAATCATTAAAAGGTCTAATGAGTCAAGTTTTTCCGCCCAAGGCAAATTGTCTTCAACAAGAAGCACATGTCTATTTCCAGAAAGAATTTTGTGAATGGAAAGGGCTTGATCAGCCAGTGTCACCCTCTCTCCCCTATTGTTTTTTCCCATTGAAAGAGTCAGAAGGATCATCTTTTTAGTTGTTCCAGAGATCGGATCACTTATTGAAGGCTGTGCGAACTGATTCACTTCATCCAGAGAAAGGGGTTTGATATTGGTCGTGATAAAAGATAGCTGACCAAAAATCTTTTGATAGTCCGAATTCGAGATCTTCTGATCTAGAACAACAACCATATGAGTATTCTCAAGAGAAGATGTCCTGATTTGTTCGACCATCAGAAAAGAAGAAATCATCCATAAGAAAACGCAAAAGAGCAATGAAAAAAAGGTAATTGAAACAAATTGTCTGAAAAAAGAATAAGAACGGATCATCCCCCTAAATCTCCATTTGATAAGATTAAAGGGGTTATAATATGAGGACGGCTGTCATCGGAAAGGATCTTCAAACGGAAATTCCCTCTCAAGGAATGCGGGATACGCACAAGAAAGACGCAAGGATCTTCATTTGGGAGTCAGAAACGTTTTGGAAAATGTTTTACGATGCAAGCGAGTGAGCCCATTCTTCTTCATTTGATCCCTGTGCTCGGCAGTGCCGTAACCTTTATTTTTTGAAAAGCCGTAACCAGGAAATAAAGAGTCCATTTCATTCATCAATTGGTCGCGGGTGACCTTTGCCATTATGGAAGCTGCGGCAATCGACAGCACCAGTCGATCTCCGCCAACAATGGACTTCTGCTTCATATTTTCATAAGGAGTACCTGAAAAATAGCGGGAGGGGATAGATTCATTTCCATCGACAAGAAGAATGTCAGGGGCCTCTTTTAAGGAAAGGATCGCCCTCTTCATGGCCAGGAATGTTCCTTCTCTGATATTCATCGAGTCAATTTCTGCAACCGAAGCTTCACCAAAAGTACAACTGGGAGCCCAACGATCAAGATACTTGAAAATGCGCTCCCGAGCCGACGGTGTCAAGACTTTTGAATCAGTAATACCAAGGCCTAAAAAATCCTGTACGGAAGGGGTCAAGACCACACACGAGACGACAACTGGACCAGCGATAGCCCCCCGACCAACCTCATCAACTGCTGCTATTCTGAAACAGCCTTGAGCTAAAAGAGATTGTTCAAGTGAGCCATCGGGTCGCTTATGTGGCAAAAAACTATCCTTTGGGCTCTCTTCGGGTCTCGACTTCTTTCAGCCTGGCAGCCTTCCCTTTCTTCGTTCTCAAGAAGTACAACTTTGCCCGTCTTACCTTACCAACCCTGATCCGCTCGATTTTAATGATCTGGGGAGAGTGAAGAGGGAAAATACGTTCAACGCCGACACCGAAAGAAATCTTTCTGACAGTCATCATCGAGCGGGTGCCTCCCCCCCTTAATGCGATGACAACGCCCTCAAAAACCTGAATACGCTCTTTTTCACCTTCCACAATTTTCAAATGAACCCTGACGGTCTCCCCGATTCTTGCTTCCGGTGGATTTTCTTTCATATAGAGCTGCTCAACTTGATCAATGACATTCATTACGTTCAATCCTTTCTTGTTGTTCTTGAGGGGCAACAGCCATTTCTGATTTTTTTCTGGAAATGGCCCGGAGATCCGGGCGAACCCGATCTCTCTTTTCACGTGCTTTTTCAGAGCGATACTGCTGGATCCGAAGATGATGCCCTGAAAGAAGGACTTCGGGAACAGCCAACCCCTCATAATCCGGGGGGCGCGTATACTGTGGAAAATCAAAATCTTCAGAAGCAGAAAATGTTTCTGTCATCACAGATTGATGGTCAGAGAGAACACCCGGAATCAATCTTACCACAGCGTCAATCATGGCAAGTGCCGGAATTTCTCCTCCGGTTAAAACATAATCTCCGATGGTCCACTCTTCAAACGGGTGTGCCAACAATACCCGTTCGTCAATTCCTTCATAGTGGCCGCACAAAAAAAGAACCGGACGAGGATCCTCTGCCCAACTCCATGCAACAGATTGATTAAAGATCTGTCCCTGAGGGGACGGATATACAAGTCTCACACTTCCTGGCGGAGATGGGTCAAAACCCGTTAGAGCCGAAGAGGCCGCTCTTATCGCCCGAAAAATGGGATCCGGACGAAGAATCATTCCAGAACCACCGCCATAGGGGTAGTCATCGGTTGAGCGATAACGTCCAGTACCAAAATCCCGCAAGTTCCACATCCGGTACTCAGCAAGATTTTTTTCCCTGGCCCTTTTCAAAATACTGAAATCAAGCATTCCAGCCAGAGCATCGGGGAAAAGGGTAATCAGGCCGAAGGATCTAGGACTTTCCATCGAACATGAACCTCCCGGGCGTTTCGGTCAACAAGCGGGACCAGCGGTTCAACAAATGGAACCAACACTTCTACTCCATTTGAATCCACCGACAGGATATCCTGACCAGGACGCTCATAAAACCCCGAGACAACCCCAACAGACTGTCCGGAATCAATGTCGATAACAGACATTCCTTCCAGATCGGAAATCAGGTAAACATTTTCATCCGTAGGAACCCAAGGAAGCGCGTTGCCCAAACAAATAGCCCAACCTGAACGTTCCTTGGCTGACTCTGGGGAATCAATCCCTTCCAGACTGAGAAGAAGCGAGTCCTTCCCTTCCGTCTTTTTGCATTCAAGAAGCTTGCGCGGCTCAATCGCTCCAAGCGGCGACTTAAGAACGAACGTGGCGCCGAGATCTTTTAAAAAGCGATTTGGATTATCACTTAATAAATGTGCAAAAAAAAACCTTTCAGCCCCCAAGATCGACCGACCTTCGCAACAACAAGCGTAGTATCCAGAGATTCAACCTTGTTGTCCAAGAATCACCTCCCGAAAAGATCAGGCAAAACCTATTATGGTTTTGCCTTACGGATAAGACGAGCCACTGTATCTGTTGGCATTGCTCCCTTTTGGAGCCATGACTCAAGCTTCTCGGTTTTAAAAGTCACCTGATCATTGTCTCTTGGAGAGTAAGCTCCGACAATATCCAGAAAGCGACCATCTCTGGGGCACCGGGAATCAGCAACAACAATGCGATAGACAGGGCTCTTTTTTCTTCCAAGTCGGGAAAGACGAATTCTTACTGACAAAATAATCTCCTTAGCTTAAATTGAATATCCAAAAGCCTCTCCTTATGACTAAAAGGGAAGCATCGAACGCAAGGCTCTTTTACCATTTGGCTTAAGGGCTGTGCGCATCATTTTTCTCACTTGTTCGAACTGACGCAATACCTGATTGACCACTTGCACAGTTGTGCCCGAACCGGAAGCAATTCTTCTTCTTCGGCTCCCATCAATAATCTCGGGAGAATTCCTTTCTTTCTTGGTCATGGACAAGATAACGGCTTCGGTCCTCTTCATCTCTTTCTCAACCACACCCATGTCCAGCTTATCCTTGACACTTGATGCACCAGGAATCATCGATAATATATCATTAACAGATCCCATTTTTCGCATCGTGCGGATCTGATCCAGAAAATCATCAAACGTGATCTGGTTTTTCGTA
Encoded proteins:
- the rpsP gene encoding 30S ribosomal protein S16 yields the protein MSVRIRLSRLGRKKSPVYRIVVADSRCPRDGRFLDIVGAYSPRDNDQVTFKTEKLESWLQKGAMPTDTVARLIRKAKP
- the rimM gene encoding ribosome maturation factor RimM (Essential for efficient processing of 16S rRNA) — encoded protein: MGAERFFFAHLLSDNPNRFLKDLGATFVLKSPLGAIEPRKLLECKKTEGKDSLLLSLEGIDSPESAKERSGWAICLGNALPWVPTDENVYLISDLEGMSVIDIDSGQSVGVVSGFYERPGQDILSVDSNGVEVLVPFVEPLVPLVDRNAREVHVRWKVLDPSA
- a CDS encoding murein hydrolase activator EnvC family protein — encoded protein: MDKENLHVKIENARIDLIRMNRKLDFFNNKISSEKLLLESDRNQLEKTRFAYLSDALKGYLIELDQAPSPLFYKIALLSLSSRQNTLSKRIAIEKSNEIRSINELSSWRMKKKRLLADRQKTIKKEARERSKMNSMRNELKHLLVMEKRLKKDDTRIERKKRHLLHLIQHLEAISSHYRTHFHAIKRLHLLPGSLKWPVRGEIVEGFGHFHDGVDIRVHPGEVIHSSGDGQVIFARHYTGYGQMVILDHGNHIYSLYGHLGRIAVKKGENISKGAVIGYAGGGGSHGKDTLFFGLTHGGNPVNPVPYLSR
- the groL gene encoding chaperonin GroEL (60 kDa chaperone family; promotes refolding of misfolded polypeptides especially under stressful conditions; forms two stacked rings of heptamers to form a barrel-shaped 14mer; ends can be capped by GroES; misfolded proteins enter the barrel where they are refolded when GroES binds), translated to MAKQMSYSESARSSILRGVTALADAVKVTLGPKGRNAVIEKKFGAPTITKDGVTVAKEIELKDPFENMGAQLVKEVASKTSDIAGDGTTTATVLAHAIYREGVKNVTAGANSMDLKRGIDLAVQAVIAELKKMSKPCQDKKEIAQIATISANNDPEIGRLIADAMDKVGKDGVITVEEAKSMTTSLDVVEGMQFDRGYTSPYFITDQDRMEVSLENPYILIHEKKISSMKDLLPILEQTAKMGKPIMIIAEEVEGEALATLVVNKLRGTLQVAAVKAPGFGDRRKAMLEDIATLTGGTMIAEDLGIKLESIKLTDLGRAKRVTIDKDNTTIVEGAGEHAKIQARVKQIKNQIEESTSDYDREKLQERLAKIVGGVAVINVGAATETEMKEKKARVEDALHATKAAVEEGIVPGGGVALLRSIDALNSVQATGDQKIGVNIIRRALEEPLRQISQNAGLEGSVVVQRVRSEKGTMGFDAASETYVDMIQAGIIDPTKVTRSALQNAASVSSLMLTTEVMIADIPEKEPKAPAMPGGGMGDMY
- a CDS encoding ribonuclease HII, producing MPHKRPDGSLEQSLLAQGCFRIAAVDEVGRGAIAGPVVVSCVVLTPSVQDFLGLGITDSKVLTPSARERIFKYLDRWAPSCTFGEASVAEIDSMNIREGTFLAMKRAILSLKEAPDILLVDGNESIPSRYFSGTPYENMKQKSIVGGDRLVLSIAAASIMAKVTRDQLMNEMDSLFPGYGFSKNKGYGTAEHRDQMKKNGLTRLHRKTFSKTFLTPK
- the rplS gene encoding 50S ribosomal protein L19; translation: MNVIDQVEQLYMKENPPEARIGETVRVHLKIVEGEKERIQVFEGVVIALRGGGTRSMMTVRKISFGVGVERIFPLHSPQIIKIERIRVGKVRRAKLYFLRTKKGKAARLKEVETRREPKG
- a CDS encoding cell division FtsX domain-containing protein, producing the protein MVVVLDQKISNSDYQKIFGQLSFITTNIKPLSLDEVNQFAQPSISDPISGTTKKMILLTLSMGKNNRGERVTLADQALSIHKILSGNRHVLLVEDNLPWAEKLDSLDLLMIHLKRSGLMLLGLVVLMLILFWSFLGGVTEKDAGAVDPSGNSFWKQSDPSSFSFNREGFRLGFFAALGACILLFLAHPALYSPSLDPFLASSQLGIHSKWVYFFFSFPVIGGGLGWLSFQLGKFWRRVLLSH
- a CDS encoding co-chaperone GroES, producing MKFKPLKDRVFVSYSEEAEKTQGGLYIPDAAKEKPQKGKVEGIGDEVKSLKVGEIVLFDKYSGSKITMEGTEYLILKEEDILGVLTA
- the trmD gene encoding tRNA (guanosine(37)-N1)-methyltransferase TrmD, producing the protein MESPRSFGLITLFPDALAGMLDFSILKRAREKNLAEYRMWNLRDFGTGRYRSTDDYPYGGGSGMILRPDPIFRAIRAASSALTGFDPSPPGSVRLVYPSPQGQIFNQSVAWSWAEDPRPVLFLCGHYEGIDERVLLAHPFEEWTIGDYVLTGGEIPALAMIDAVVRLIPGVLSDHQSVMTETFSASEDFDFPQYTRPPDYEGLAVPEVLLSGHHLRIQQYRSEKAREKRDRVRPDLRAISRKKSEMAVAPQEQQERIERNECH
- a CDS encoding S41 family peptidase; this translates as MKTSRVFLVLAIGILVGGVGHAVFADGGTDKSLKVLSMVYSLIQKDYVDPLSGKPVLTSAIKGMVASLDPHSEYMTPQEYHELEIDTKGQFGGVGIKITTRGKKIIVQSPIPNAPAERAGIKAGDQIVKVNGLSTEKLGLAQSVHLMRGRVGTAVTLTIRRKGVFEAKDFNVVREVIQIHTVKAKMISPTIGYILDREFSENNARDMGKAIVELRSQGMKALIIDLRNNPGGLLNDAVDSASLFLPEHKVVVSMKGRRQFHAFHARNEKPFEHFPIVVLVNTESASAAEILSGALQDYHRATILGTQSFGKGSVQTILPLFDGSALRLTTARYFTPSGRSIQDYGITPDVIVKEVIPKGMKSIKVPREVDLKHHFLNPDGAEATIHIPKSNVQYHLPMGRIPMKDDTQVQAAIRILDKDLVASR